The Acropora palmata chromosome 10, jaAcrPala1.3, whole genome shotgun sequence genome contains a region encoding:
- the LOC141894219 gene encoding CYFIP-related Rac1 interactor B-like, whose protein sequence is MGNILKLLTREEQEASESQIDIFLDFENATPTESEREVYNVVSSVLDEAPRILKELQDYQGANEEIRQAISNALNGELQELAWKAVVPLVGKLKAFYEYALELEAVLPQLLHALCAGSETPIQHLEQQQALAKQFADILHFTLTFDDLKMTNPSIQNDFSYYRRTLSRRKMANADDDNEAIQVTNEMANRMSLFYAYPTPLLKVLSDATSKFVTENKSLPIENTTDCLSTLANLCRRMLENPDFPSKVANEKTYLFCLRVMVGLIILYDHVHPVGAFVKNSAIDIKASIKVLKDQPQGSVDGLLNALRYSTKHLNDETTPKNIKGLLM, encoded by the exons ATGCAACTCCCACTGAATCAGAACGGGAGGTTTACAATGTTGTCAGTAGTGTATTAGATGAAGCTCCAAGAATTCTTAAAGAGCTACAGGATTATCAAGGAGCAAATGAGGAAATAAGACAG GCAATTTCAAATGCCCTGAATGGAGAGCTTCAAGAACTTGCTTGGAAGGCTGTGGTTCCTCTGGTTGGGAAACTCAAGGCATTTTATGAATATGCCTTAGAACTTG aggCTGTACTGCCGCAGCTGCTCCATGCTCTGTGTGCTGGGTCAGAGACCCCAATTCAACACCTGGAACAACAACAA GCTCTAGCAAAGCAATTTGCTGACATTCTTCATTTTACACTTACATTTGATGACTTAAAG atgacAAATCCTTCAATTCAAAATGACTTTAGTTACTACAGGAGAACACTGAGCAGAAGAAAAATGGCCAATGCG gatGATGACAATGAAGCAATTCAAGTTACAAACGAGATGGCAAACAGAATGTCTCTTTTTTACGCCTACCCTACACCTCTCTTAAAAGTTCTTAGTGATGCCACATCAAAGTTTGTAACAGAG aACAAAAGTCTCCCAATAGAAAATACAACAGATTGTTTAAGCACCTTAGCAAATCTATGTAGAAGAATGCTGGAAAATCC GGACTTCCCTTCAAAAGTGGCAAATGAGAAAACGTATCTCTTTTGTCTTCGTGTAATG GTTGGCCTTATAATACTCTATGATCATGTACATCCAGTAGGAGCTTTTGTGAAAAACTCAGCTATAGAT ATTAAAGCATCCATAAAAGTcttaaaagatcaacctcagGGCTCAGTAGATGGACTTCTTAATGCATTAAG GTATAGCACAAAACATCTAAATGATGAAACAACACCAAAGAATATCAAAGGGCTACTTATGTAA